From the genome of Lentilactobacillus buchneri, one region includes:
- the metK gene encoding methionine adenosyltransferase yields MREKHLFTSESVSEGHPDKIADQISDAILDALLAKDPDARVACETSVTTGLVFVFGEISTTAYVDIQKVVRNTIKRIGYADGRYGFDGDSCGVIVALDGQSPDIALGVDDALEQREGNTDPLDQIGAGDQGLMFGYAIDETPELMPLPISLAHKLMRKQADLRKSGEIGYLGPDAKAEVTVEYDDNAKPVRVDTVVLSTQHDDGVRLDQVRTDVINQIIKQVIPAKYLDDKTRYLVNPTGRFVIGGPQGDAGLTGRKIIVDTYGGYAHHGGGAFSGKDATKVDRSASYAARYIAKNIVAAGLASEAEIQLAYAIGVAKPVSIDINTFGTGKVPEDQLIDATRALFDLRPAGIIKMLDLKRPIYEQTAAYGHFGRTDIDLPWEHTDKVDALKDYFKL; encoded by the coding sequence ATGCGCGAAAAACATTTATTTACTTCGGAATCAGTTTCAGAAGGCCATCCGGATAAAATTGCGGATCAGATTAGTGATGCAATTCTGGATGCCTTGTTAGCAAAAGACCCGGATGCTCGGGTAGCATGCGAAACCTCAGTCACCACCGGACTGGTGTTTGTTTTCGGTGAAATTTCCACGACTGCTTATGTGGATATTCAAAAAGTCGTTCGCAACACGATTAAGCGAATCGGCTATGCCGATGGCCGTTACGGCTTTGATGGTGATTCATGTGGTGTTATCGTTGCCCTTGATGGTCAATCACCTGATATTGCCTTAGGTGTTGATGACGCTTTGGAGCAACGTGAAGGCAATACCGACCCGTTGGATCAAATCGGTGCCGGTGACCAAGGCCTCATGTTTGGCTATGCCATTGATGAGACACCCGAGTTAATGCCGTTGCCGATTTCATTAGCCCACAAGCTGATGAGAAAGCAGGCAGACTTGCGTAAGAGTGGCGAGATTGGTTATCTGGGACCGGATGCCAAGGCTGAAGTCACCGTTGAGTATGATGACAACGCCAAGCCGGTCCGAGTTGACACGGTCGTCTTAAGCACTCAGCATGACGATGGTGTCCGATTGGATCAAGTTCGGACCGATGTGATCAACCAAATCATCAAACAGGTGATTCCTGCCAAGTATCTTGACGACAAGACCCGTTATCTGGTTAATCCAACCGGCCGGTTTGTCATTGGTGGTCCTCAAGGGGATGCCGGGTTAACCGGACGTAAGATTATCGTTGATACCTATGGTGGTTACGCCCACCATGGTGGCGGTGCCTTTTCAGGAAAGGATGCTACCAAAGTTGACCGTTCGGCGAGTTATGCGGCGCGATACATTGCTAAGAACATTGTTGCCGCCGGTTTGGCAAGCGAAGCTGAAATCCAGTTGGCATATGCCATCGGGGTTGCCAAGCCCGTTTCAATCGACATTAATACATTTGGTACCGGTAAAGTGCCTGAAGATCAATTGATTGATGCCACGCGAGCATTATTTGATCTTCGCCCGGCAGGAATTATCAAAATGCTGGACTTAAAACGACCAATTTATGAACAGACCGCAGCGTATGGTCACTTTGGAAGAACCGATATTGATCTTCCATGGGAGCATACCGATAAGGTTGATGCGTTAAAAGACTATTTCAAGTTATAA
- a CDS encoding ISL3 family transposase, producing MSNDTTKMLLGIDDEHLIIEEGQVGDDGVIRLVGSLNYTPKACRNCGIINDHQIIGYGWRKTTIRFAKTLGSTVILCLNRRNFHCKACHTNFLAQTNAVPKHCTISNTTRKQCLEKLTEPVSLKHIADELSTSDSFVGRQLLRAERDFQTNWHYLPKVLLMDEVKSTKSATDAMSFEFMDAETHELIDLLPFRTIYQLQKYFQHYDQAARENVKIIVTDMNYTYPKLVGQIFPNAIVVIDPFHLVNALNRAFNKTRVRLMKTLATSSREYHALKRYWKLLLTPENHLNYEAFRKWTNFPYPATATDVVDALLDIDPELKQTYNVMNRLRETIKNRDWPNYNQVFHHLEGCSEEMLATLQTLATHHDEIGNTFTHHYTNGPLEGSNNKIKVIKRTGFGYRNFFRFRLRVLFAFRVHTKRALITK from the coding sequence ATGTCAAATGATACTACGAAAATGTTGTTAGGAATAGATGATGAACACTTAATAATTGAGGAAGGACAAGTGGGTGATGATGGAGTGATTCGATTGGTGGGGTCCCTAAACTACACCCCCAAGGCATGCCGCAATTGTGGGATTATCAATGATCACCAAATTATTGGCTATGGTTGGCGGAAGACCACCATTAGATTCGCAAAAACATTGGGCAGCACCGTTATCCTGTGTCTCAATCGGCGAAACTTTCACTGTAAGGCTTGTCATACCAATTTCCTGGCGCAGACGAATGCGGTGCCGAAACACTGCACGATTTCAAATACGACCCGCAAACAATGCTTAGAAAAACTGACCGAACCGGTTTCGCTCAAACACATTGCCGATGAGTTATCCACTTCGGATTCATTCGTTGGTCGGCAGCTCTTGCGCGCTGAACGGGACTTTCAAACCAACTGGCACTATTTACCAAAAGTTCTCCTCATGGACGAAGTTAAAAGCACTAAGAGCGCCACCGACGCGATGAGCTTTGAATTTATGGATGCGGAAACCCACGAATTGATCGACCTGTTACCCTTTAGGACCATCTATCAGCTTCAAAAGTATTTCCAGCATTACGACCAGGCTGCGCGAGAAAATGTGAAAATTATCGTCACCGATATGAACTATACCTATCCCAAATTGGTGGGGCAGATCTTTCCGAACGCCATCGTTGTCATCGATCCGTTCCACTTGGTTAACGCTTTAAATCGAGCTTTTAATAAGACGCGGGTGCGCCTCATGAAAACCCTGGCGACTTCCTCACGCGAGTATCACGCCCTAAAACGCTATTGGAAACTATTATTAACGCCGGAAAATCACCTCAACTACGAAGCTTTCCGTAAGTGGACAAACTTCCCTTATCCAGCGACTGCCACTGATGTGGTTGATGCTTTATTGGACATTGATCCCGAGCTCAAGCAAACTTACAACGTGATGAATCGGTTACGTGAAACCATCAAAAACCGTGATTGGCCCAACTATAATCAAGTATTCCATCACTTAGAGGGCTGCTCGGAAGAGATGTTGGCAACCCTCCAGACCCTAGCGACTCATCATGATGAAATTGGCAATACCTTTACTCACCATTACACCAACGGGCCCTTAGAAGGTTCAAACAACAAGATTAAAGTCATTAAACGCACTGGATTTGGTTACCGAAACTTCTTCAGATTCCGGCTAAGAGTGCTGTTCGCTTTTCGAGTTCATACAAAAAGAGCTCTAATCACCAAGTGA
- a CDS encoding MDR family MFS transporter has product MTKTATKSNVTLVTIALFVATFMAAIEGTIVSTAMPTIVGDLRGVSLMNWVFSIFLLTNAIATPIYGKLADSIGRKPMFIGGILIFVFGSVMSGLSHSMVVLIFWRAVQGVGAGSIMPISNTIIADIYPLEKRAQVLGLNSSAWGIASVIAPLLGGFIVDHLSWHWIFFINLPIGLIVMFMVQIFLHEDKRHSTTKMDIAGTTWLTMMLLAVMYAFQLVGQDPINWQIVAVCFLVTVIATVMFIRTERLAADPLIPMELFDNRTFVVQNIVVFLVSGFLIGYEVYLPDWTQGILGLRASMAGFAVTPSSLMWIVGSFLAGKLLARTSPYRIINLSLFFILVGAIIMVLIPAYTPFVAFLGISMICGTGFGLTVTTSIISVQNEVKPTQIGVATSFNTLCRTLGQTLMISIFGIVMNTTMLRGVRQTEHTSLKMMDKLINPLTANQLSDKILPQLRNILYNSLHNVFVVGLILIIIAYICNLFDRKNKKQRIN; this is encoded by the coding sequence ATGACGAAAACAGCAACCAAAAGTAATGTAACCTTAGTAACGATTGCCCTCTTTGTGGCCACCTTTATGGCCGCAATTGAAGGGACAATTGTTTCGACTGCCATGCCGACGATTGTCGGTGACCTGCGGGGAGTTTCCCTAATGAATTGGGTCTTTTCCATTTTTCTGTTAACCAATGCAATTGCGACGCCAATCTATGGTAAATTGGCCGACAGTATTGGCCGAAAGCCAATGTTTATTGGCGGGATTTTGATCTTTGTCTTTGGGTCGGTGATGTCCGGGTTATCGCACTCGATGGTGGTTTTGATCTTTTGGCGGGCGGTTCAAGGGGTTGGAGCCGGCTCCATCATGCCGATTTCCAATACGATTATCGCCGATATTTATCCCCTGGAAAAGCGCGCTCAGGTGTTGGGCCTGAACTCGTCTGCTTGGGGAATTGCTTCTGTGATCGCGCCACTATTAGGTGGTTTCATTGTTGATCACTTGAGCTGGCACTGGATTTTCTTTATCAATTTACCAATTGGGCTGATTGTCATGTTCATGGTCCAAATTTTTCTGCATGAAGACAAACGCCACAGTACCACTAAAATGGACATTGCCGGGACGACTTGGCTGACGATGATGCTGTTGGCAGTTATGTATGCGTTCCAGTTGGTCGGCCAGGATCCGATCAACTGGCAGATCGTTGCGGTCTGCTTCTTGGTTACGGTGATCGCCACCGTCATGTTTATTCGGACAGAAAGACTGGCGGCCGATCCGTTAATTCCGATGGAACTATTTGATAATCGGACCTTCGTCGTTCAAAATATCGTGGTTTTTTTGGTCAGTGGCTTTCTGATCGGCTACGAAGTTTATCTGCCGGACTGGACCCAGGGAATTTTGGGCCTGCGGGCATCGATGGCCGGGTTTGCGGTGACGCCGAGTTCCCTGATGTGGATTGTCGGCTCATTTTTGGCCGGTAAATTGCTGGCCAGGACGTCACCTTACCGCATTATTAACCTCAGTCTCTTCTTTATCTTGGTTGGGGCCATTATTATGGTGCTGATTCCGGCATATACGCCGTTTGTGGCCTTCTTGGGGATTTCAATGATCTGTGGGACCGGCTTTGGCTTAACGGTGACAACGTCGATTATTAGCGTTCAAAATGAGGTTAAACCAACTCAGATTGGTGTGGCAACTTCCTTTAATACTTTGTGCCGAACGCTGGGTCAGACACTGATGATTTCAATCTTTGGTATCGTCATGAACACCACCATGCTGCGTGGGGTTCGGCAAACGGAACATACGTCCTTGAAAATGATGGACAAACTGATTAACCCATTGACTGCCAATCAGTTAAGTGACAAAATTTTGCCGCAGTTGCGAAATATTTTGTACAATTCCCTGCATAATGTCTTTGTGGTCGGCCTGATTCTGATTATCATTGCCTATATCTGCAATTTGTTTGACCGCAAAAATAAAAAACAGCGAATCAATTAA